The DNA window CGACGATATTCCCGGCGCCGCCCGCGCCATCCGCTGGTATGCCGAAGCGCTGGATAAAGTCTATGGCGAAGTGGCCCCCACCGGCAGCAACGAGCTGGCGATGATCGTCCGCGAACCGATTGGCGTCATCGCCGCGGTGGTGCCATGGAACTTCCCGCTGCTGCTGGCCTGCTGGAAGCTCGGTCCGGCGTTGGCGGCAGGCAACAGCGTGATCCTTAAGCCGTCGGAAAAATCGCCGCTCACCGCCCTGCGCCTCGCCGGGCTGGCGAAAGAGGCTGGCCTGCCGGACGGCGTGCTGAACGTGGTCAGCGGCTTTGGTCACGAGGCCGGACAGGCGCTCGCCCTGCATCCTGACGTGGAGGTCATTACTTTTACCGGCTCCACCCGCACCGGCAAGCAGCTGCTGAAAGACGCCGGCGACAGCAATATGAAGCGCGTGTGGCTGGAAGCGGGCGGCAAGAGCGCCAACATCGTCTTCGCCGACTGCCCGGATCTGCAAAAAGCGGTCAGCGCCACCGCCGGCGGCATCTTCTACAACCAGGGCCAGGTGTGCATCGCCGGCACCCGCCTGCTGCTGGAGGAGAGCATCGCCGACGAGTTCCTGGCGCGACTGAAAACCGAAGCGCAACACTGGCAGCCGGGCAACCCACTCGACCCAAACACCACCATGGGCATGCTGATTGACAACACCCATGCCGACAGCGTGCACAGTTTTATTCGCGGCGGCGAAAGTAAAAGCACGCTGTTCCTCGATGGGCGGAAAAATCCATGGCCAGCCGCCGTCGGCCCGACCATTTTCATTGACGTCGACCCGGCTTCCACCCTCAGCCGGGAAGAGATCTTCGGCCCGGTGCTGGTGGTGACGCGATTCAAAAGCGAAGACGAGGCGCTGCGGCTTGCCAACGACAGCGACTACGGCCTCGGCGCCGCGGTATGGACTCGCGATCTCTCACGCGCCCACCGCATGAGCCGCCGCCTGAAGGCCGGTTCGGTCTTCGTCAACAACTATAACGATGGTGATATGACCGTCCCCTTCGGCGGTTACAAACAGAGCGGCAACGGGCGCGATAAGTCGCTGCACGCCCTGGAAAAATTCACCGAACTGAAAACCATCTGGATTGCCCTGGAGTCTTAATCATGACCGAACATACCACCAGCTATTACGCCGCCAGCGCCAACAAATATGAACCCTTTCCGACGCTGGACGAATCGATAAGCTGCGACGTCTGCGTCGTCGGCGGCGGCTACACCGGCCTCTCCTCTGCCCTGCATCTTGCCGAAATGGGCTACGACGTGGTGGTGCTGGAAGGGGCGCGCATCGGCTTCGGCGCCAGCGGCCGCAACGGCGGTCAGCTGGTTAACTCCTACAGCCGCGATATCGACGTGATTGAAAAAAACTACGGCCCGGATGCGGCGAAAATGCTCGGCAGCATGATGTTCGAAGGCGGCGATATTATCCGCGAACGCATCCAGCGCTATCAGATCCAGTGCGATTACCGACCGGGCGGCCTGTTCGTGGCGATGAACCATAAACAGCTGGAGACGCTGGAAGAACAGAAAGCCAACTGGGAGCGCTACGGCAACACGCAGCTGGAGCTGCTGGACAGAGAGGCGATTCGTCGCGAAGTGGACAGCGACCGCTACGTCGGCGCCCTGCTCGACCACAGCGGCGGCCATATTCACCCGCTCAACCTCGCCATCGGCGAAGCGGACGCTATTCGCCTG is part of the Klebsiella quasipneumoniae subsp. quasipneumoniae genome and encodes:
- the puuC gene encoding aldehyde dehydrogenase PuuC, giving the protein MNFQHLAYWQEKAKSLAIETRLFINGEYCAAVDNTTFETIDPAAQQTLAHVARGKKADVELAVKAARRVFDNGDWSQAAPAQRKAVLTRFADLMEAHREELALLETLDTGKPIRHSLRDDIPGAARAIRWYAEALDKVYGEVAPTGSNELAMIVREPIGVIAAVVPWNFPLLLACWKLGPALAAGNSVILKPSEKSPLTALRLAGLAKEAGLPDGVLNVVSGFGHEAGQALALHPDVEVITFTGSTRTGKQLLKDAGDSNMKRVWLEAGGKSANIVFADCPDLQKAVSATAGGIFYNQGQVCIAGTRLLLEESIADEFLARLKTEAQHWQPGNPLDPNTTMGMLIDNTHADSVHSFIRGGESKSTLFLDGRKNPWPAAVGPTIFIDVDPASTLSREEIFGPVLVVTRFKSEDEALRLANDSDYGLGAAVWTRDLSRAHRMSRRLKAGSVFVNNYNDGDMTVPFGGYKQSGNGRDKSLHALEKFTELKTIWIALES